The window tccggaAGTTCGACggctacttcaagtgcaagaaggatTGCACCGGCACACTTGGATTCACCGCACTACAGAAGTGCACGACAgctatgaggatgcttgcatacagagctcccggtgattcactcgaAGACTATGGACGCATGCCTGAGTCCACGACcattgagtgtttctacaagttctgcaggacagtggtggcagtgtttggaccacAATACTTGCGATCACCCAATGctgaagacactgctcggatcctagcacaaaatgcagcaagaggatttcctgggatgcttggaagcatcgactgcatgcattggaaatggaaaaactgtccatttgcttggcaggggatgtacaaaggcacGAAAGGCGGTTgtagtgtggtacttgaggcagtggccacacacgacctctggatttggcactccttctttgttatgccaggaactcacaatgacatcaacgtgctgcagtgctcCCCTGTCTTTGGCAAGCTTGTTGAGGGCCATTCTCCTTcggtgaacttcgaggtcaatgggCGACACTACAACAAGGGATACTACCTAGCAGATGGCATCTATCCGCGATGGTCcacatttgtgaagactatctcaaaccctgtgccaggaggcaagaactCCCACTTTGTGAAGGTTtaggaggcttgcaggaaggatgtcgagcgggcatttggtgtgctccaatctcgatttgttgttgtccggtaccccgctcaaacctggtcgaaagatcaaatgtgggagatcatgacttgctatgtcatcttgcacaacatgatcattgagagcgagcaggaagagACAGTGTTTGACACTAAACCATATTATAGACAGGGTCCTCTTGCCCAAGTTGATCACCACCTACCGGCAACTTGGACTGCCTTCCTCAATATGCGTCAGGGGATCCGAGACCCACTGGTGCATCAACAACTGCAGCAagatctggtggagcacctatggaggctcaagggcaacgcctagctcgacgtgtgatgaaatatgagtttttatttgttgaactatttgttgaaatatataatttgtattgaactatttgatttctattgattttctgtgatgaactatgtgataaaaaTAGCTTCTGTTCAGTTTGTGTCGAAGCACGCTGAATATGGGCCGAAATTGGCCAATTTACGCCGATAGTGGGCCAATTTGCGCCGAAAATGGGCTGAAAAGTGGGCCAATGTGCGCCGAAAGTGGGCCGAAATCGGCGTCTGGAGGCGGCAGCTGGGAACCAATCTCCCCCACGCCGATTTTTCAGCTGGCGCGCCCCCAGGGCGGTGCTATTTCAAGCCCCTGGGGGGCGAACaactggagatgctctaaggtgCGGGCGCTCATCACCACAACTACATATGGTCGACCTCCACGCTGGAGCTGACGATTCCGTGAGCTGCTGCCAACCACTGCTAGGAGCACGCTCACCGTGGCCACCACGCGCTTCTGCGAGCCCCACGCACTAGCCACCCGACGCCCGTCGAGCGCGAGCCCCTCTGGCCGACTGGCCGCACGTCGCAACGAGGCCTAGAAACCGCCGCGCCACCGCACATCACTTCCTGAGACTAGCTGGCCTCGGCGCCGCTGTTGAGATCGCCGTCAATGTAGGGGTGGACCAGACCGTGTTGCCGGGGTGGAGTGGGCCGCCTCGTACGGGTCTTGAGGGGGCGCGTCGCCGGGAATGGTGCGAGAGCACATCACCAGAGTGGTCAGGGCGACGAGGCGGCAGTGGGTGCAGAGGCTGGGCGGTGGGGAATGGGAGAGAGTGAAGGGACGGTGTGGACAGAAGAAGGGATAAGAGCAACTCCATGGcggcgacccaaacggacggtgTATTTGTCTGCTTTTTGTacgtttgggtcggccgcccgcTCAGTGTCCATCCTCTTTTTGATTTGGGTCGGCAGTGCGCCCAATGCGCCGACCCATATTTGCCGACGTGGCCGGCTGGCCTTCATTTTCAATGAACACTTTGCATATTTCACAAGCAAACATATAGTTTCACAAGGAAGCATAGTTTTCACAACCAAATATAAAGCATAGTTTTACAAGCCCGAATATAAGTTAAAATTGTTCTCACATAGTTTTACAAGCTAAATAAAAGGGATACATCTATCGGTTGCCAACATGAGCCCACATATGCTCGaccaaatcattttgcagttGCATGTGAGTTTCTCAATCACGCATTTCATGATGAAATTGGGTGAACTGCTCAAACGTTGCCGCTCCttcatgctcaggcacaacattctcaccctgaaactgaaacccTTGATCGTAGATACGTTCCAGACGCTCATCTTCTACGATCATAttatgcatgatcacacaagcagtcatcaccttcCACAACTTCTTCGTGCTCAAAGTCCTAGCAGGATATcgaacgatgccccatcgagattgaaaaacaccaaaggcacgctcgacatccttcctagcactctcttgctcttggacgaatcttttcctcttctctccgacagggttggggattgtcttcacaatagtggtccactgaggatagataccgtcaccTAGGTTGTGGCCGTTGATGGTAACATTCACCGGTGGActgttgccttcggcaagcctTGCAAATACCGGCGAGCgttgaagcacgttgatatcattgtgtgatccGGCCATGCCGAAGAAAGAGTGCCAGATCGAGAGATCTTGTGATGACACGGCCTCaagtatgacagtgcaagccctgacatggcccttatattgcccttgccaagcagaagggcagttcttccactcccagtgcatgcagtctatgctatcaagcatccctgggaagcccctgctggcattcatcgccaacaaGCGAGCTGTATCTTGAGGAgtcggctctctcaagtactcagggccaaacacaaCAATCACAGCCTTGCAGAACATGTATATGGAGTCTAGGCATGTAGACTCACTCATACGGACATACTCGTTAATGAGATCACCGggcactccgtatgcaagcatgcGGGCGGCTGtagtgcatttctgataagaggagaaGCCAATCTTTCAAgggcatcctctttgcactcgaaaTAGTCATCGTATCCAACCACCCCCTCTCTAATACGGTTGAAAAGATGCCTACTCATACGGAAACGGCGCCGGAATTTCTGATGTTTGAACAGCGGGTTCGTTGTGTCGAAGTAGTCCTTCCAAAAAAGGAAATGTCCACTCTCTCGGTTGTGATTCAGCGCCGAAAGATGTCCCAGAATGGAGCCACGGAACAAGGGCCATTGGCtattgaggtggtgatggaccaacacggcaaccaagatctcctcctcctcatcggaTGAGGAATCGTCGGAGTCGCAAAGGAAATTATGGAAAAAGAACTCGTCGGCGAGTCCATTTTGTACCTTGGCAAACTATCGAACAGCTTGCGGGCGTCGACAAAGGAGCCGGCAAGCGAAGGGAGTCGCGCCGCCCTCGGACCAGCTGGCGTGCCGATGTCCGACGAGCGTGCCGGTGTCAGGACGAAGGAGCTGGcagggcggcgaggcggcttCCCGGTCGTGGTTGTGTCGGGGAGGTGGGGGTGGGAAGCTTTCGGTGCCCCGGCGGCGAGACGGCGGTGGCAGCGACGTGGGAGGTGGCGGCGTTGGAGGGGGGTGGGGGGATGTTGCGGCACCGACAGCTGGCAGAGGCACCGGAAAATAGGCGACAACGGCGTTGACGAAGGAGGCGGGCGAGGGTTTGCTATTGAAATGGGAGAGGATGGCCAATGTGCCACCAACTAGCGGGCCAGGGGGAGGAGTACGCGCCGCGCGCGTCCGTTTTGTGCCGTGCCGACGCAAATGAGGCTTACAAACGGGCCGGGAGTGTGTCCGCAGGCGGACGAAAAACGAAcacgcgtccgtttgggtcggcgcgttgggccgactTTTCTGTCCGCGCCGGTCCAAACGAACGCGCGCGGATAAAATAGGTCGCCGTGTTGGAGTTGCTATAAGGTGCGGCTTTGGCGAGGAGGAAGACGTTCGGGACAACACGGTGCTTTTCCGAACAAAGAAAACGCTGACGTGGCtgatttcctttgcttttatgaTTCGTGCCTGCAATCAACGGTACAGACGACGTTTGGTCCGACAGACTAAAAAACAGGACGTGTTGATCGGGTCGAGATACATTGGAAGGGAAAGGGTGTTTTACGCGGAAACAACAGGGCGAGGCGGTACGATCTTTCCCTTATTCGGAAAACAAAAATTCTCCCTAAAACATCCTATAATTTCGTTTTTCCAAAGGAGTATAAAAGGAGCCTCTTGTCCCGTTTTGTTGTTGTTCGTCCTGCGCCTGATCGATAAGATCCGTGCGGGTGTGGGAGAAAGTTTTCTTCCGAAAATGTGTCCGTCCGGGGCCGCGACGGCGGGGCGGAAGCGCAAAGGTGCGTCCGGTCGCCCACCCACCGGCAGCAAGCGCCGGCGGGCCCCTGAACCGGCGCAGGAGGCCAGCGGCTGGGCCTCTCTCCCGACCGACATCGCAGGCCTCGTCTCCGGGCAGTTGCTGGCCGAGGACGTGGTGGACTACCTCACCTTCCGCGCCGTCTGCTCGGGCTGGCGCGCCAGCACGTCCGACCTGGGCATCCTCGCCCTGAGCAAACCGGAGCCCCGCCCGCACGGCTGGATCGCGCTCTGCGACGGAGACGGGGCGCCCCTGGACGGTGCCGGCGAGATCACCTTGTTCAACACGCGCACGGCGCGGCGCCTGCGCGTCCGCCTCCCCGACCTCCGGTGCCACAGGGTCGTCGGCTTCACCGACGGCCTCGTCATCCTGCTGCACAAGCGCACCACCGCCGTCCGCGTGGTCCACCCCTTCACCCTCGCCACGGTCCAACTCCCGCCCCTCGCCCCTGCCTTCCGCAGTGCGATTAAGGACCGAGAAGCTGTGTTCAGCATGAGCGCCTTCGTCTGCTCTTCACCTACGGCCCCCTTTTCAGTGGTGGCCCGTTTCCCTTAGAGACCCATGGTGCTCTGGACACAGCCAGGCCGGCTGAGGTGGGAGGTCATTCACCATGGCATGGTGGAGCTTCAGAACTTCTTGCCCTTCCAAGGCCTGCTCTTCGCCATCACCAAGTGGAGGGAGGAGATAGTAATGGTGTACCCTCCACGCAAAATCTCCATGGCCTACTCTTCGCTAGCCGACCCGTCGATATGCCGCGAGTACCTCCTGGAGGTTGCTGGGCGGATGATGCTCGTGCTGCAGCATGGAAACGATGACAGGGCATGCCCAAAGTATGCCTTCAGGATCTTCGAGGTGGACATCTGGCGCCAGAAGCTGCTGCCCATCTGCAATCTTGGTAGCCGGGCTTTGTTTCTCAACACTGACAGATGCCTGTGTGTCCCGACCATGAGCTTGCCATCTCTCTGCAGCAATTCGGTTTATTTCTCTCTGCCAAGCAGCCCCGCTGTGATGCAGTCTCTGTCGAGTGGGTTGTCCGAGGACCTGGCGGCGACGTGCCAGATACACGACATGAAGGAGAAGACTCGCCCGTCTGTGCGACCTTTCACCATTGCTGATCATCTTCTCACGTATTGCAATCATATGGAGTGGGCGAGGGGGCTCATGTTTCGTGAGTACCACTATATACCAGACTCATTCCAGGAACTAAAGAAGAAAATAAAGGTCTTCTCAAGTGCACATTCCGCGTACTGGAACAGGAGGTTCAAAGGCAAAACGTTGCCATATATAATCAAGTGGAAAACAAAACTTTCTTCACAGACAGGCTTCTGGCTGATTGTTGTTTTCATGATGAAGTCCCATTATGTCAAGTTTTTGAATTATTCCCCATGTTTCTACGGGCCTGTTTATCTCAATGTAGTCTTGCTCTTTAAAAATTCCCTGTTCTCTTGACGAAGTGGAGTCATTTCTAGCAGACACTAGCCATACCCGCGCGGCGGCACGCCGCGCCCCGTCGACACTGTATGTGTGTACACTATTTTTTGGCCCGGTTCTTGTAGTATCTGCTCTAGAAGGTACATTCTTTTTTTAAAATATCCAGTGCTTGTTTTTTTATATGGGCCGAAAAAAGGCTAAAGTTTAAAATGTCGCATAGAGTCTAAATTGTCAGAAAAGATGTTGGCTAGAAAGGTTGGAACATTTTAATAGTAAGGGTGTTTTCTGTTGTGTAATTTGGGAAAACTTACAACCAAGTCGCCTCTTTTTTTTAGTGTCATAAGAATGTAAATGGAGGTAACAATTTTTACAGGGAGTACCAAAAATGACGGTACTTATTTATAGATAGTTGAACTTGCTAGTGAATTATTTTAATATAGAACATAGGTGTGATGTAAAGAAAAAAGTGATGTTCTTTGGAAGAGAATAACAATGAAGTACACTATGTAGACATGTAAACATTACACTGATGGATAAATCATGCCTAGTAAAACAGAACATGAATTTATCCGGTTAGGTACATACAGCACATTACATgaataaaaaagataattttttttGTCATGATACTAAGTCGACGGTCTATAACATCCCATTGGGGCTCCCTACTGCGATAGTGTTGTGCTTGGGCAAATTTGTTGGAGCTGGACATGGTTAAGTGAGATTAAGATATGCATCCCGAGTCTTCCAAAGAGAAACTACCAAAGAGGATCAGACGCATGGCAAAAAAAGAAAATGCATGCACGTAGTCAAATAAATCCCACCGTTGCATCCATACAATTCACCGGTCAATGCAAGGGGGCTACCCTAGAAAAATGCAAGGGGACAGAACATGTGTTTGACCAAATAGCCAAATCGGAAAGGAAAATACAACGCACACAAGCTACTGGTACCCAGTAATACCATGTGTCCATTTGATATTCACTAATGTGGGCAGTAAAAAAACTCTCAAAAAGTCCACAAAAAAGAAACAGAACCAAGGATTAGAATGACTCAAAAGACAAACAATCAGAAACAAAAACGGCTGGATTGCATTATGACAGCTATCAACAGAACTTGTCATCCACCAACTGAATTTGCTGGTAC is drawn from Aegilops tauschii subsp. strangulata cultivar AL8/78 chromosome 1, Aet v6.0, whole genome shotgun sequence and contains these coding sequences:
- the LOC120974971 gene encoding uncharacterized protein — protein: MCPSGAATAGRKRKGASGRPPTGSKRRRAPEPAQEASGWASLPTDIAGLVSGQLLAEDVVDYLTFRAVCSGWRASTSDLGILALSKPEPRPHGWIALCDGDGAPLDGAGEITLFNTRTARRLRVRLPDLRCHRVVGFTDGLVILLHKRTTAVRVVHPFTLATVQLPPLAPAFRSAIKDREAVFSMSAFVCSSPTAPFSVVARFP